From Acinetobacter lwoffii, a single genomic window includes:
- the atzF gene encoding allophanate hydrolase — protein sequence MHNLWTVQDWQHAYQNNNIQLSDLIEYVAGLNNDDHAWISIATAAQLQAQIDALTGADSASLPLYGVPFAVKDNIDVAGFYTTAACKEAAYLATADATAVAKLKAAGAIVVGKTNLDQFATGLVGVRSPYGAVKNSFNPEYISGGSSSGSSVAVANGQVPFSLGTDTAGSGRVPAGHNNIVGLKPTKGWFSTTGLIPACRTIDVISIFALTVDNAWQVAQVMQGYDASDEYSRMHPQNVPSQFSKGKIAIPDTLEFYGDAETEKAFQLAIARVQSLGYTVEPIDFAPFQQLAAALYNRSWVAERTSAVKKMVQREQTHPVIGQIIAQADRFSAVDVMQDEYERARLSRVIQTTLADYDALMVPTAPTIYRIADVEADPLVKNSHMGAYTNFVNFADLAALALPNSIRADGLPTGVTFIASAWMDEALAKFGQKWQQASQLKLGTSERLYEKTTGISSGHSVKLAVVGAHLTGMPLNFQLTTRGGTLIKQTRTASHYKLYALKDTTPPKPGLQYNAKGCSIEVEVWDIPRALFGDIVAEVPAPLGIGNVQLIGGTWVKGFICEGYALEDATDISHFGGWREFMKSKQLSNTKFKCECIGEVAK from the coding sequence GTGCACAACTTATGGACTGTACAGGACTGGCAACACGCCTACCAGAATAACAATATCCAGCTTAGTGACCTGATTGAGTATGTTGCCGGGTTGAATAATGACGATCATGCCTGGATTTCAATTGCGACAGCAGCACAATTACAGGCACAAATTGATGCATTGACTGGTGCAGATAGCGCAAGCTTGCCACTTTATGGGGTGCCATTTGCGGTCAAGGACAATATTGATGTTGCGGGGTTCTATACCACAGCGGCTTGTAAAGAAGCAGCTTATCTGGCGACTGCCGATGCAACAGCAGTAGCCAAATTAAAAGCTGCCGGCGCGATTGTCGTGGGTAAAACCAATCTGGACCAGTTTGCAACGGGTCTGGTCGGTGTGCGTTCTCCATACGGTGCGGTTAAGAACAGCTTTAATCCTGAATACATCAGTGGCGGTTCAAGTTCCGGTTCAAGTGTTGCTGTAGCCAATGGACAAGTGCCATTCAGTCTGGGTACAGATACTGCAGGTTCAGGACGTGTACCAGCAGGGCACAATAATATTGTCGGACTCAAACCGACCAAAGGCTGGTTCTCGACTACTGGCCTGATTCCGGCTTGTCGCACCATCGATGTGATTTCGATTTTTGCATTAACGGTGGATAATGCCTGGCAGGTGGCGCAAGTCATGCAGGGCTATGATGCCAGCGATGAGTATTCCAGAATGCATCCTCAGAATGTACCGAGCCAATTTTCAAAAGGGAAAATTGCCATTCCGGATACACTGGAATTTTATGGCGATGCTGAAACTGAAAAAGCATTCCAGCTGGCGATCGCACGTGTACAAAGCTTGGGTTATACGGTTGAGCCGATTGATTTTGCTCCATTTCAACAACTGGCAGCGGCCTTGTATAACCGCTCTTGGGTAGCTGAACGTACCAGTGCCGTGAAAAAAATGGTGCAACGCGAGCAGACCCATCCGGTCATTGGCCAGATTATTGCACAGGCAGACCGGTTCAGTGCGGTCGATGTCATGCAGGATGAATATGAACGCGCCCGCCTGAGCCGTGTTATTCAAACTACACTGGCAGATTATGATGCCTTGATGGTGCCTACTGCACCCACCATTTATCGCATTGCAGATGTAGAAGCGGATCCTCTGGTCAAAAACAGCCACATGGGCGCTTATACCAATTTTGTCAATTTTGCCGATCTAGCGGCTTTGGCGCTACCCAATAGCATTCGTGCTGATGGTTTGCCAACGGGCGTGACCTTTATTGCGTCAGCCTGGATGGATGAAGCACTGGCCAAATTCGGGCAAAAATGGCAGCAGGCGAGCCAGTTAAAGTTAGGCACATCTGAACGCCTATATGAAAAAACAACTGGAATCTCATCAGGTCACAGCGTCAAACTGGCTGTCGTCGGAGCACATCTAACCGGAATGCCACTGAATTTCCAGCTGACCACACGTGGTGGCACCCTGATCAAACAGACCCGGACTGCTTCGCATTACAAACTCTATGCTTTAAAAGATACCACACCGCCAAAACCTGGCCTGCAATACAACGCGAAAGGTTGTTCAATTGAAGTCGAAGTCTGGGACATTCCGCGTGCACTGTTCGGGGACATTGTTGCAGAAGTGCCGGCACCTTTGGGGATCGGCAATGTCCAGCTGATAGGTGGTACTTGGGTCAAAGGCTTTATCTGTGAAGGCTATGCACTTGAAGATGCAACAGATATCAGTCATTTCGGTGGCTGGCGCGAATTTATGAAATCTAAACAACTTTCAAATACCAAATTTAAATGTGAATGCATAGGGGAAGTCGCAAAATGA
- a CDS encoding CopG family ribbon-helix-helix protein yields the protein MPKQKLARISITVPETTLHAMDQKIVEQHYESRSQAIVDMINRHLIDDLVIRDEVMVGTLTLLYDVSLKPLRSQLVDLQQQYLAQVINSLHIQLDDEKILQVMLMQGASSDLKEISEQFIALKGVIKGHLELMDAVMPPIPQNTEHT from the coding sequence GTGCCTAAACAAAAATTGGCACGGATCAGTATTACCGTGCCAGAAACAACGCTACATGCGATGGATCAAAAAATTGTCGAGCAGCACTATGAAAGCCGCTCGCAGGCCATTGTCGATATGATTAATCGTCACCTGATTGATGATCTGGTGATTCGCGATGAAGTCATGGTTGGCACGCTTACCTTGCTCTATGACGTCAGCTTGAAACCGCTGCGCAGTCAGCTGGTCGATCTGCAGCAGCAGTATCTGGCACAAGTGATCAATTCGCTTCATATCCAGCTGGATGATGAAAAAATTCTGCAAGTCATGCTGATGCAGGGCGCGAGCAGTGATCTGAAAGAAATTAGCGAACAATTTATTGCACTGAAAGGCGTGATTAAAGGGCATCTCGAACTGATGGATGCCGTCATGCCACCCATTCCACAAAATACCGAACACACTTAA